In the Moraxella osloensis genome, one interval contains:
- a CDS encoding IspD/TarI family cytidylyltransferase: MSELNAIAANLSSNVTIDTVVVAAGIGKRFGSQMPKQYTHIGGQTVLQHSIAALSKVQQLSTCYLVISEEDAIAKTLGFSMPIEWVIGGKERMNSVFNAVQTIWQKYQNPLSDKTFKDHAFNDKAFSEKASHHAYDNHWVLIHDAARPCVNPSDIEKLITQTTQQFLQQSQQEHGQESAGGLLAVPVRDTVKQIIHAQDKVLAQKTLDRSQLWLAQTPQIFPLATLYDYLIQAIEQTIAFTDEASLFEHFGKQPLLVEGSHSNIKLTFPEDLQFAEVYLAKP; the protein is encoded by the coding sequence ATGTCAGAACTTAACGCGATAGCCGCCAATTTATCTAGCAACGTTACGATTGACACCGTGGTCGTCGCTGCAGGCATTGGCAAACGTTTTGGGAGCCAGATGCCAAAACAGTACACCCATATTGGCGGTCAGACGGTGCTCCAACACAGCATAGCCGCGCTAAGTAAAGTCCAGCAACTAAGCACTTGCTATTTGGTAATTTCTGAAGAAGACGCGATTGCCAAAACACTGGGCTTTAGCATGCCAATTGAGTGGGTGATAGGCGGCAAAGAGCGAATGAATTCGGTGTTTAACGCCGTGCAAACGATTTGGCAAAAATATCAAAATCCGTTGAGTGACAAGACCTTCAAGGACCACGCCTTCAATGACAAAGCCTTCAGTGAAAAAGCTAGTCATCATGCGTATGATAATCATTGGGTGCTGATTCATGATGCTGCGCGTCCTTGTGTCAATCCGAGCGATATAGAAAAATTGATCACACAGACCACGCAGCAATTTTTGCAACAGTCGCAGCAAGAGCATGGGCAGGAGTCGGCGGGTGGCTTATTAGCAGTACCGGTACGCGATACGGTCAAACAAATCATCCATGCACAAGACAAAGTATTGGCACAAAAGACGCTTGATCGCAGTCAGTTGTGGTTAGCACAAACCCCGCAGATTTTTCCATTGGCAACATTGTATGATTATCTAATCCAAGCCATTGAGCAAACGATTGCGTTTACCGATGAAGCCAGTTTATTTGAGCATTTTGGCAAACAGCCGTTATTGGTGGAAGGCAGTCATAGCAATATCAAACTGACTTTTCCAGAGGATTTGCAGTTTGCGGAGGTGTATTTGGCAAAACCTTAG
- the speC gene encoding ornithine decarboxylase has product MKVVISDGIEYALNLNYRTIDIESTDYTNIAAIVVTMTDLPRVYQDIEDLGFAIPIFVAIKYGDVVPDEWLPNVYGVLELADDQKFYNGQLVNAAAADYIATLDPPFFQALMDYTDYGNAAFDCPGHQGGQFFRKHPSGRRFYLYFGETLFRADSCNADVRLGDLLIHEGPAFEAQAHAAKVFNADKTYFVLNGTSSSNKIAIGALVAHGDLVLFDRNNHKSVYQGALTMAGGTPVYLETDRNAYGLIGGIPAHCFEEAEIRERIREVAPDKADDARPFRLAVIQLGTYDGTIYNARQVVDRIGHLCDYILFDSAWVGYEQFIPMMRDCSPLLLELGENDPGILVTQSVHKQQAGFSQASQIHKKDNHISGQARYVNHKRFNNSFMMHVSTSPFYPLFASLDVNAKMHEGKAGQRMWHECVIGGIEARKMLLDTCTMILPFVPPTVDGQAWQDYDTETIAHDIRFFRFEAGARWHDFQHYADDQYFIDPCKLLLTTPGIDMQTGEYEATGIPAAILAHYLRESSVIPEKADLNSILFLLTPAETLAKFQHLVARIVSFEKHIRENSPVTQVLPTLAKAYPQYRKLTINELCQLMHNFYAKHQLNKRQKQMFEREHRPKVAISAFDAHNAFIRNEVELVSLHDIKGRIAMEGALPYPPGVYCIVPGEVWDGAVLDYFLALQEGVNRLPGFEPEVQGVYWEYDDQGKKIAYAYVLKQSH; this is encoded by the coding sequence ATGAAAGTAGTCATCAGTGATGGCATCGAATACGCCTTAAATCTTAATTATCGTACCATCGATATTGAATCGACCGACTATACCAATATTGCAGCAATTGTAGTCACGATGACAGACTTGCCGCGTGTGTATCAAGATATTGAAGATTTGGGTTTTGCCATTCCGATATTTGTGGCGATCAAATATGGTGATGTAGTGCCTGATGAATGGCTACCCAATGTGTATGGTGTGTTAGAGCTGGCAGATGATCAAAAGTTTTATAACGGACAATTGGTCAATGCGGCGGCGGCGGATTACATCGCCACGCTCGATCCGCCTTTTTTCCAAGCCTTGATGGACTACACCGACTATGGCAATGCGGCGTTTGACTGTCCTGGGCACCAAGGCGGACAGTTTTTTCGTAAGCATCCTTCGGGCAGACGCTTTTATTTATACTTTGGGGAAACGCTATTTCGTGCCGATTCCTGTAATGCCGATGTCCGTCTCGGCGATTTGCTAATTCATGAAGGACCAGCTTTTGAGGCACAAGCCCACGCGGCGAAAGTTTTTAATGCGGATAAAACCTACTTTGTGCTCAACGGCACTTCCTCTTCCAATAAAATTGCGATTGGTGCCTTAGTGGCGCATGGTGATTTGGTGCTGTTTGACCGTAACAATCACAAATCTGTGTACCAAGGCGCCTTAACCATGGCAGGTGGTACGCCTGTGTATTTAGAGACCGACCGCAATGCTTATGGTTTGATTGGCGGCATTCCCGCCCATTGTTTTGAGGAAGCCGAAATCCGTGAGCGTATTCGTGAAGTTGCGCCCGACAAAGCCGATGATGCCCGCCCATTTCGCTTGGCGGTAATTCAGCTGGGCACGTATGATGGAACTATTTATAACGCCCGCCAAGTGGTAGATCGCATCGGGCATCTGTGTGACTATATTTTGTTTGACAGTGCTTGGGTGGGTTATGAGCAGTTTATCCCGATGATGCGTGATTGCTCACCTCTGCTGCTTGAGCTCGGTGAAAATGATCCTGGAATTTTGGTCACCCAATCGGTACACAAGCAACAAGCGGGCTTTTCTCAAGCCTCACAAATCCATAAAAAAGATAACCATATCAGCGGGCAAGCCCGTTATGTCAATCATAAACGCTTTAACAACTCGTTTATGATGCACGTGTCGACTTCGCCGTTTTACCCGTTGTTTGCCTCACTCGATGTCAATGCCAAAATGCATGAAGGAAAAGCCGGTCAGCGCATGTGGCATGAGTGTGTCATCGGCGGTATCGAAGCACGTAAAATGCTGCTAGACACTTGTACCATGATTTTGCCGTTTGTTCCGCCTACAGTAGATGGGCAAGCTTGGCAAGACTACGATACTGAAACCATTGCCCATGATATTCGTTTTTTCCGCTTTGAGGCAGGGGCGCGTTGGCATGATTTTCAGCATTATGCCGATGACCAATACTTTATCGATCCCTGTAAACTACTACTGACCACGCCAGGCATTGATATGCAAACCGGTGAGTATGAAGCGACAGGGATTCCTGCCGCGATTTTGGCGCATTATCTGCGTGAAAGCTCGGTCATTCCAGAAAAAGCCGATTTAAACTCGATTTTATTTTTACTGACGCCTGCCGAAACCTTGGCAAAATTCCAGCACTTGGTCGCCCGTATTGTCAGTTTTGAAAAGCACATTCGCGAAAACAGCCCCGTCACCCAGGTGTTACCGACACTGGCTAAGGCATATCCGCAGTACCGCAAACTCACTATTAATGAGCTTTGCCAACTGATGCATAACTTCTATGCCAAGCATCAGCTGAACAAACGACAAAAACAAATGTTTGAGCGCGAACATCGTCCCAAGGTTGCTATAAGCGCGTTTGATGCCCATAACGCCTTTATCCGTAATGAGGTCGAGCTGGTATCGCTGCACGACATCAAAGGCAGAATCGCCATGGAAGGTGCACTACCGTATCCACCAGGGGTGTACTGTATTGTACCTGGGGAAGTGTGGGATGGGGCTGTGCTGGACTACTTCTTGGCATTGCAAGAAGGGGTTAATCGCTTGCCAGGCTTTGAACCAGAAGTGCAGGGCGTGTACTGGGAGTATGACGACCAAGGTAAAAAGATTGCCTATGCCTACGTCTTAAAACAGTCTCACTAA
- a CDS encoding anthranilate synthase component II, which produces MQVLIIDNYDSFTFNLYQYIGEILAADNQPFNVIVKRNNEISLADIQAMNPDRIIISPGPGSPDDPAYFGVCGDVITELGKTIPLLGVCLGMQGIAHFFGGQVVRANVPMHGKTSPIRHDGQGVYQGLPQQLDIMRYHSLMVDAASLPECLVVTSVVSSEQHSDKNLKDASLAGDEIMGIRHRDYPIQGVQYHPESFATEGAKMLLKNFLWQN; this is translated from the coding sequence ATGCAAGTTTTAATTATTGATAACTACGATTCTTTTACCTTTAACCTATACCAATATATTGGTGAGATTTTAGCCGCAGACAATCAACCTTTTAATGTGATTGTCAAACGCAATAATGAGATTAGCTTAGCGGATATCCAAGCCATGAATCCTGACCGCATTATCATCTCCCCCGGTCCTGGCTCGCCCGATGACCCTGCGTATTTTGGCGTGTGTGGTGACGTCATTACTGAGCTTGGCAAAACCATACCGCTGCTAGGCGTGTGTCTTGGCATGCAGGGGATTGCGCATTTTTTTGGTGGTCAAGTGGTGCGAGCCAATGTGCCCATGCATGGCAAGACGTCACCGATTCGCCACGATGGTCAAGGCGTGTATCAAGGTTTACCACAGCAGCTTGACATCATGCGTTATCATTCACTGATGGTCGACGCCGCCTCACTCCCCGAGTGTTTGGTAGTGACCAGTGTGGTATCTAGTGAGCAACATAGTGATAAAAACCTCAAAGATGCCAGTCTAGCAGGCGATGAAATCATGGGCATTCGCCACCGTGACTATCCGATTCAAGGGGTGCAATATCACCCAGAATCCTTCGCCACCGAAGGCGCCAAAATGCTGCTGAAAAACTTTTTGTGGCAAAACTGA
- a CDS encoding anthranilate synthase component I family protein, translating into MMTTHAKPPKIALASKPSLIKLAQDIDFFELFKRIEAKYATCFLLESLGEESYISRHHAIGFDPAMTVLAKDRHTLTITNNRTGESTDYTCDNPYQLLRDITPQHVISRSHTGGLVGFLGFDSVNFFEPTLNIQTSDDFEPFKFGVYLDGLSLDKMTGEIFYYYYDTDHQSNRIDEIKSLLNAISPDYTQPIAEHLGDGMNREQHAAAVMKVKEDIKAGLIFQCEVGFKSHYRIQGDTMPIYSKLREVNPSPHMYYVKFGAQKIIGASPELLFRLRNGEMETFPLAGTTKRGKDETEDRQLARALLNDPKEIAEHNMLVDLHRNDIGRVARFGTVKVRNLMDIKRFSHVQHISSEIVGILDPNHDMFTALASNFPAGTLSGAPKIEAMKIINTLEPDGRGAYGGALGQFCFNGDCIFAIPIRSLFINGEKAYAQTCGGNVYDSNPEDEYEEIVRKLSAMKVVLSNFAPVS; encoded by the coding sequence ATGATGACTACTCACGCCAAACCACCCAAAATCGCCCTTGCCAGCAAACCAAGCCTGATTAAACTTGCACAAGACATTGATTTTTTTGAACTCTTTAAACGCATCGAAGCTAAATACGCTACCTGTTTTTTACTGGAATCGTTGGGCGAAGAAAGCTATATCTCACGTCATCATGCCATCGGCTTTGACCCTGCGATGACGGTGTTGGCAAAAGATCGCCATACCTTGACTATCACCAACAATCGCACGGGGGAAAGCACGGATTATACCTGTGACAATCCTTACCAACTACTGCGCGACATCACCCCACAACATGTGATTTCACGTAGCCATACTGGCGGATTGGTGGGTTTTTTGGGATTTGATAGTGTCAATTTTTTTGAGCCGACCCTTAATATTCAAACCAGTGATGATTTCGAGCCGTTCAAATTCGGGGTGTACTTAGATGGGTTAAGCCTTGATAAGATGACCGGTGAAATTTTTTATTATTATTACGATACCGACCACCAAAGCAATCGTATTGACGAAATCAAGTCATTATTGAATGCTATTTCGCCTGACTATACCCAGCCAATTGCTGAACATTTAGGCGATGGGATGAACCGCGAGCAACATGCGGCAGCGGTGATGAAAGTCAAAGAAGACATTAAAGCTGGGCTGATTTTTCAGTGTGAAGTGGGTTTCAAGTCGCATTATCGCATCCAAGGCGATACCATGCCAATTTATAGTAAACTGCGCGAAGTCAACCCGTCACCGCATATGTACTATGTCAAATTTGGCGCCCAAAAAATCATTGGCGCATCGCCTGAGTTGTTGTTCCGATTGCGCAATGGTGAGATGGAAACCTTCCCACTGGCGGGCACCACCAAACGCGGCAAGGATGAGACCGAAGATCGCCAATTAGCGCGCGCCTTGCTCAATGACCCCAAAGAAATCGCCGAACATAATATGTTGGTGGACTTACATCGTAATGATATCGGGCGGGTGGCACGCTTTGGAACGGTAAAAGTGCGTAACTTAATGGATATCAAGCGCTTTTCACATGTCCAGCATATCTCCAGTGAAATCGTCGGTATTCTTGACCCTAATCATGATATGTTCACCGCGCTTGCCAGTAATTTTCCCGCAGGCACGCTATCGGGTGCACCCAAAATTGAAGCGATGAAAATTATAAATACGCTCGAACCCGATGGTCGCGGCGCTTACGGTGGCGCACTTGGTCAGTTTTGTTTTAATGGGGATTGTATTTTTGCTATCCCGATTCGCTCGCTATTTATCAATGGCGAAAAAGCGTATGCGCAAACTTGCGGTGGCAATGTGTATGATTCCAATCCTGAAGACGAATATGAAGAAATCGTACGAAAACTGTCTGCGATGAAAGTTGTACTGTCCAATTTTGCGCCAGTGTCGTAA
- a CDS encoding Trp family transcriptional regulator, protein MPHTSPSSLPAYDYLVELLSQNDDSDFIHEILAALLTEKEQKEIANRIQIFALFQQALPQREIAERLGVGIATVSRGAKAYGQHDINQLLPNLSHLNL, encoded by the coding sequence ATGCCGCACACTTCGCCATCATCCCTACCCGCCTATGATTATTTGGTTGAGCTACTGAGCCAAAACGATGATAGTGACTTTATCCACGAAATTTTGGCAGCGCTCCTGACTGAAAAAGAACAAAAAGAAATCGCCAACCGCATTCAGATTTTTGCCTTGTTTCAGCAAGCGCTACCACAACGCGAAATCGCTGAGCGCTTGGGGGTGGGCATTGCAACCGTATCACGGGGCGCCAAAGCGTATGGTCAACATGATATCAACCAATTATTGCCAAATCTGAGTCATTTGAACCTATAA
- a CDS encoding oleate hydratase codes for MTTNAKNNSDFLKNMAFKKVDHQPQRADYQSNQPGNSMPFSDARGNYQRNIGFDTGRFKDSKVYIVGGGIGGLAAAYYFIRDAHIPGENITFLEELAVQGGSLDGAGNAKDGYIMRGGREMITTYENFWDMFQDIPALELPEPYSVLDEYRLINDNDPNYSKARLIHNKGEIKDFHKFNLNKADQLAIVRLLLKNQDELDNLTIEDYFSQSFLDSNFWMLWRSMFAFENWHSLLECKLYMHRFLEALDGIKDMSTLLFAKYNQYDSFVVPAQNFLINKGVKLQSDTLVTAVDFEQQGDKKIVKGLTTTQQGQQVHIPVRDKDFVIITTGSMTEDTRYGTSDTAPDIRLTDDKMGKTKGWVLWNDLAKQSAVFGRPEKFNRHVPKSAWMSATLTCKDSAFLRKISEKYCVNPPLSGKTVTGGIVTITDSNWLMSFTINRQPQFPDQPKDVVVIWVYGLLMDKKGNYVLKTMPECTGHEIVTELLYHLDLLEQKDDILANTIANTAYMPYITSMFMPRAKGDRPQIVPEGCANLGLIGQFVETNNDVVFTVETSVRSARVAVYTLTDCNKQVPDIVPTQYDIRNMLRSASTLNDDQGFIGEGILRRVLANTYYEHILPPIAKKAHKDSSLMQALAEQFEVVKAFWHKESHKDEQKAQDKK; via the coding sequence ATGACGACCAACGCTAAGAACAACAGTGATTTTTTGAAAAATATGGCTTTTAAAAAGGTCGATCACCAACCACAGCGCGCGGATTATCAATCTAATCAACCTGGCAATTCGATGCCGTTTAGCGATGCCCGTGGTAACTATCAGCGTAATATCGGCTTTGATACCGGACGTTTTAAAGACAGTAAAGTCTATATCGTCGGTGGCGGTATTGGCGGGTTGGCAGCGGCGTATTATTTTATCCGAGATGCCCATATCCCAGGCGAGAATATTACCTTTTTAGAAGAACTAGCGGTGCAAGGCGGCTCACTTGATGGCGCTGGTAATGCCAAAGACGGTTATATCATGCGGGGCGGTCGTGAGATGATTACCACCTATGAGAATTTTTGGGATATGTTCCAAGATATACCGGCGCTAGAGTTACCAGAGCCTTATTCAGTGCTTGATGAATACCGCCTGATCAATGACAATGACCCCAACTATTCCAAAGCACGGTTGATTCATAACAAAGGCGAAATCAAAGATTTTCATAAGTTTAATCTCAATAAAGCCGACCAACTTGCCATTGTCCGTTTATTACTAAAAAATCAAGACGAACTCGATAATCTTACCATCGAAGATTACTTTAGCCAAAGTTTTTTGGACAGTAATTTTTGGATGCTATGGCGTAGTATGTTTGCTTTTGAAAACTGGCACAGCTTACTTGAGTGCAAGCTTTATATGCACCGGTTTTTGGAAGCCTTAGATGGTATCAAAGATATGTCGACCCTGTTATTTGCCAAATACAACCAATATGACAGCTTTGTGGTGCCTGCGCAAAATTTTTTAATCAATAAAGGCGTCAAACTACAAAGTGATACATTAGTGACCGCGGTAGATTTTGAGCAGCAAGGCGACAAAAAAATCGTTAAAGGGCTGACAACCACCCAACAAGGTCAACAAGTTCATATCCCTGTACGGGACAAGGATTTTGTGATTATTACCACAGGGTCAATGACGGAAGATACGCGCTATGGAACCAGTGACACTGCGCCTGATATCCGTCTAACTGATGATAAAATGGGAAAAACGAAAGGCTGGGTACTATGGAATGACCTTGCCAAACAATCCGCTGTGTTTGGTCGTCCAGAAAAATTTAACCGTCATGTGCCCAAATCCGCCTGGATGTCAGCAACATTAACCTGCAAAGACTCGGCGTTTTTACGCAAAATCAGCGAAAAATACTGTGTCAATCCGCCGCTATCAGGCAAAACAGTCACAGGCGGTATTGTTACTATCACTGATTCCAACTGGCTTATGAGTTTTACTATTAACCGCCAACCGCAATTTCCTGACCAACCCAAAGACGTGGTGGTGATATGGGTGTATGGGCTGTTGATGGACAAAAAAGGCAACTATGTGCTAAAAACCATGCCAGAATGTACGGGGCATGAAATTGTGACGGAGCTACTATACCACCTAGATTTGCTCGAGCAAAAAGATGATATTTTAGCCAACACCATCGCTAACACCGCCTATATGCCCTACATCACTTCGATGTTTATGCCACGTGCCAAAGGTGACCGTCCACAAATTGTACCCGAAGGCTGCGCCAATTTAGGTCTCATCGGTCAATTTGTTGAAACCAACAACGATGTGGTATTCACCGTTGAAACTTCAGTACGCTCGGCGCGGGTCGCGGTGTATACCCTAACAGATTGTAATAAGCAAGTGCCTGATATCGTGCCCACCCAATATGATATTCGCAACATGCTCCGCTCTGCCAGTACACTCAACGATGACCAAGGCTTTATCGGCGAAGGCATACTGCGCCGAGTGCTCGCCAATACCTATTATGAGCACATCTTGCCGCCCATCGCCAAAAAAGCGCACAAAGACAGTTCGTTGATGCAGGCACTTGCCGAGCAATTTGAAGTAGTCAAAGCCTTTTGGCATAAAGAAAGCCATAAAGATGAGCAAAAAGCGCAGGATAAAAAATAA
- a CDS encoding glutathione S-transferase family protein, which translates to MKLYTMNFPPNPRKLDLLLKVKEIDINDIHNLQVINVDIGKNEQNSPAFLAVNPLGLLPVLVLDDGTVLNDSHAICEYLDSRLAGNGKQVMGSDPIQRAKITAMSRNAEFHVLYNMMLAFQHGHPSRASVGNQVPGMAEESINRVKKALPYFDKLLSSHKYLLGDRLTFADIVLYVGLDFGRVMKFNPKDASVVGDHVARFYAQMSERFGKK; encoded by the coding sequence ATGAAACTATATACCATGAATTTCCCCCCAAATCCTCGCAAACTCGACTTATTGTTAAAAGTCAAAGAAATTGATATCAATGATATTCATAATTTACAAGTCATCAACGTGGATATTGGCAAAAATGAGCAAAACTCGCCGGCGTTTTTGGCGGTCAATCCACTGGGGCTGTTGCCTGTATTAGTGCTTGATGATGGCACTGTGCTCAATGATTCACACGCCATTTGTGAGTACCTTGATAGTCGACTTGCAGGCAATGGTAAGCAAGTGATGGGCTCAGACCCTATACAGCGCGCCAAAATCACCGCGATGTCACGCAATGCGGAGTTTCACGTGCTGTATAACATGATGCTGGCTTTCCAGCATGGGCATCCATCTCGCGCGTCGGTGGGCAACCAAGTGCCTGGTATGGCAGAAGAGAGCATCAACCGCGTCAAAAAAGCATTGCCGTACTTTGACAAGCTATTATCGAGTCACAAATACTTGCTCGGTGATCGACTCACCTTCGCTGATATCGTGTTGTATGTTGGTTTGGATTTTGGGCGAGTGATGAAGTTTAATCCCAAAGATGCCAGTGTGGTGGGTGACCATGTGGCACGTTTTTATGCGCAAATGAGTGAGCGTTTTGGTAAAAAATAA
- a CDS encoding ketopantoate reductase family protein translates to MNDSPIIAIVGFGSLGTLFASLLAPNMPFENLRIVADTDRVNRYQQQGLLVNGEPLQLNYVTPNKSPPSNLSPADLVMVCTKFYQLNDVLPLIESQLGDNTLIVSALNGIASEKVLANAFGGERIVYCVAQQMDAMKNEPHEKNGKNGSQLIYRDHGQLVIGAMTTDSAERARVQQVNALFNQVNFPHSVSDDMPRQLWGKLMLNTGVNQTVALYQGTFDTVQQAGEAREMFKAAMREVMAVAHAEGVPLTEEDFKKWLAIMDALDPKGMPSMRQDLKAGRRCELDLFAGTIRELGDKHGIDTPVNDTLYDGISALMANNQS, encoded by the coding sequence ATGAACGATTCACCGATTATTGCCATTGTTGGATTTGGCTCATTAGGGACGTTATTTGCAAGTCTATTAGCCCCAAACATGCCTTTTGAAAACTTGCGTATCGTCGCCGATACTGACCGTGTCAACCGCTACCAACAGCAAGGTTTATTGGTGAATGGCGAGCCATTACAACTCAACTATGTCACACCAAACAAAAGCCCTCCTTCAAACCTAAGTCCTGCCGATTTGGTGATGGTGTGTACCAAGTTTTATCAACTCAATGACGTATTGCCCTTGATTGAAAGTCAACTTGGCGACAATACGCTGATTGTTTCTGCCCTAAACGGTATCGCTAGCGAAAAAGTATTGGCAAACGCCTTTGGTGGCGAGCGCATTGTGTATTGTGTGGCGCAGCAAATGGACGCTATGAAAAATGAGCCGCATGAAAAAAATGGGAAAAATGGTAGCCAACTGATTTATCGCGATCATGGACAATTGGTCATTGGCGCGATGACAACTGATAGCGCTGAACGCGCACGCGTGCAACAAGTCAATGCCCTCTTTAATCAAGTCAATTTCCCGCACTCAGTGAGCGATGACATGCCGCGCCAGCTGTGGGGCAAATTGATGTTAAATACTGGCGTCAATCAAACCGTGGCATTGTATCAAGGCACCTTTGATACCGTGCAACAAGCGGGTGAAGCGCGCGAGATGTTCAAAGCCGCCATGCGTGAAGTGATGGCAGTGGCACACGCTGAAGGCGTACCCTTGACCGAGGAAGATTTCAAAAAATGGCTGGCGATTATGGATGCGCTGGATCCTAAAGGCATGCCCTCGATGCGGCAGGATTTAAAAGCAGGGCGACGCTGTGAGCTTGATTTGTTTGCAGGGACAATTCGCGAATTGGGTGATAAGCATGGCATTGACACGCCGGTCAATGACACCCTATATGATGGCATTAGTGCATTAATGGCTAACAATCAGTCGTGA
- a CDS encoding DUF2059 domain-containing protein yields the protein MKLLKMAVFMGCLSILSFSPVTQAKLTVVAGPLAYPANQIPSDESLKKLVQVQQMDKTFSEMMEQSKGVVTQTVQNAIKDNLKDQKLSETQQQQIQQVVNDFMQKSLEAQNQPKMREQFINAFIETAKTTYTQAEVNSMIDFYGSTVGQSVIAKQSQFGKAYLEKIMPIVMENQQQTLQELMPAFKQKLEKIVQPNQKTTKKANSKIGKK from the coding sequence ATGAAATTATTAAAAATGGCTGTGTTCATGGGTTGTTTATCTATTTTGTCCTTTTCACCAGTTACTCAAGCGAAACTTACTGTAGTTGCCGGACCATTGGCTTATCCCGCAAATCAAATTCCTAGCGATGAATCGCTAAAAAAATTGGTACAAGTTCAGCAAATGGACAAGACGTTTAGCGAGATGATGGAGCAGAGCAAGGGCGTTGTAACGCAAACGGTTCAAAATGCTATCAAAGATAATCTTAAAGACCAAAAACTGTCAGAGACACAACAACAACAGATACAACAAGTCGTCAATGACTTTATGCAAAAATCGCTTGAAGCTCAAAACCAACCAAAAATGCGTGAACAATTTATCAATGCTTTTATCGAAACGGCAAAAACTACTTATACCCAGGCAGAAGTCAATTCAATGATTGATTTTTATGGCTCAACTGTTGGGCAATCAGTCATTGCCAAACAATCGCAATTTGGTAAAGCTTATCTTGAGAAAATCATGCCGATTGTTATGGAAAATCAGCAACAAACTTTGCAAGAGCTAATGCCAGCGTTTAAGCAAAAGTTAGAAAAAATAGTTCAGCCTAATCAAAAAACCACCAAAAAAGCTAATAGCAAAATTGGTAAAAAATAA
- the bioD gene encoding dethiobiotin synthase, with protein MTLPNIDNASFSLKGAYFVTGTDTEIGKTTTTAQLVKSLAEQGKSVYAIKPVTAGLETDDNGQTYSDDARRINQFANVKPPLSAIAPIQLATPCSPHIAAQLDGVTLTKTQLVDTIHKSIAAYPADVILVEGAGGWFTPINEQETLADVAAALKYPVILVVGIKLGSLNHAMLTLQAIWQAGLKVALVIFNQLQTDTPFVDAQIDWLSQQILRQSTGYQNKPPLMVKQGVLTH; from the coding sequence ATGACATTACCAAACATCGATAACGCGTCATTTTCATTAAAAGGCGCATATTTTGTCACAGGTACCGACACCGAAATCGGTAAAACCACCACCACGGCGCAATTAGTCAAAAGTCTGGCTGAGCAAGGCAAAAGTGTATATGCCATCAAGCCAGTCACCGCAGGTCTAGAAACCGATGACAACGGGCAAACATATAGCGATGATGCAAGGCGCATTAATCAATTTGCCAATGTCAAACCACCGCTGTCTGCCATTGCGCCTATCCAGCTAGCGACACCTTGCTCACCGCATATCGCCGCGCAGCTTGATGGCGTGACACTCACCAAAACCCAACTAGTCGATACCATCCATAAGTCCATCGCAGCTTATCCTGCCGATGTGATTTTGGTTGAAGGGGCAGGCGGCTGGTTTACCCCTATTAATGAGCAAGAAACGCTTGCTGATGTAGCAGCCGCGCTCAAATACCCTGTCATCCTGGTCGTCGGTATCAAGCTTGGCAGCCTTAATCATGCCATGCTAACCCTACAAGCAATTTGGCAAGCAGGGCTAAAAGTCGCTTTGGTTATTTTTAATCAATTACAGACCGACACGCCTTTTGTCGATGCGCAAATTGACTGGTTAAGTCAGCAAATTTTACGCCAGTCTACTGGATATCAAAACAAGCCACCCTTGATGGTCAAACAAGGCGTTTTAACCCATTAA
- the rpmB gene encoding 50S ribosomal protein L28, with protein sequence MSRVCQVTGKRPAVGNNVSHANNKTRRRFLPNLHTHRFWVESENRFVKLRLTTKGMRIIDKVGIDQVLTDMRARGEKI encoded by the coding sequence ATGTCTCGAGTATGCCAAGTGACTGGAAAACGCCCAGCGGTAGGTAACAATGTTTCTCACGCAAACAACAAAACCCGCCGTCGTTTTCTACCAAATCTACACACCCATCGTTTTTGGGTAGAGAGCGAAAACCGCTTTGTTAAGCTTCGCTTGACTACCAAAGGTATGCGTATCATTGATAAAGTTGGTATTGACCAAGTTTTAACTGATATGCGTGCTCGTGGCGAAAAAATCTAA